The nucleotide window CATGTTAATACAAAGCGACATTGGTTTATGCAAGATGGTTAGTGCTAATTAGTGACATAACTTTGATTATTGATATAGGCATTTACTTACACTAACTGTTGAATGATTTATTATTAAGGAATATTAATTGTGATAACATACCCATAGTGGCAGAAGCAGACTCATCACCATAAAATGTGGCATGGGATAGTGTCCATTGACTAGGTTGAAATGTGCCCACTACTATTGCTGGCTTTCCGATGATTATGAACATTATCCATGTAAATGTAATCAACAAGAAGCTACAATGTTGAAGAGTCGCAgccattgtttaatttttggATTGCGTTGTTTTCTCTACCGAAGAATTTATGCTAAGGGGTGCCTACACACGTATCCTTATATATATAACGTCCAATGGACCAATTCCAATAGCACGTCGCTCATTGAAAGAAATTTGTCTTCGTGATCCCCACGCAGATAACATCTCTTAATCTCTTAAGTCAAACATTATTACtcatttgttctttctttttttaatgactTCAAATAATATTGCATGCCAATGATGTAGGAATTGATCCAGGAATATTACATCATTATATGAAAACGTGCGGACATGTTTCCGAGCTAGGTCTTGCATGTCCTTCATTTCATCCACCACAAGcagaaattacaaaaattattcattttcataataataatccCTTCAGCTTAAGGGTCGTTAGTTGCTAAGTTCATATGCGAAGTAACTGTTGTAGCCTATCCAACAAGTCCACACTCAGGCTATGGCCGCAATAAATAAGTGTTTTGGCGTTGGATGATGGTTATACAATTACTCCATGTGATTTCAGCAGCAATGCAACGGTACCTTAACGATTAAGGTCTGGTTATACAATAACTCCGTCTGATAAGCAGTCATACAGTAGGACATCAACCTCAAGTGGTGGTTAACCAATAAGTACATCCGATGTTAGTAGGAACGTTTTAAGTCTTCAACCTCCACGTAGTACTCAATTGTTCATGTATTAAAACAATTAAGGCTTAATTGCATTCCAGGTTAATCTAtcataattatgtaattttgaaCTTTAGATTCTAATTGCacaaattaattcttttaactaTTGTTTATTTTGGTTCCTCCGtcttcttttattaaatatgtagTAGTTTTTTTTACGCGTCTGACACATCTATAATACTAATTAAGTTGACATAATTTTACAACgaaaataaagaaagattaACTTTAAACACATTGGTTTTTAACCTTTCCATTCATCATAAGAAAGGGATTATGATTAATCCAAAGTTCGGtagaaagataaataaagttCGACCAATTATTTCTGCTAAGGATTAAACTTGGATATTATTCGAACGATTCAATCTTAATTTCAGTACATTAACCTATGGTTTTGAAACCCGAACCTGACTAGCCACTTTGATCGAGAACCGATAAGGTGTCTAGTCCAACACTCCCTAAAAATCAGTGCGCCCTTAAACCGGTTCAAAACTGCTAAACCGGTCAAAAATCGATAAAACCCGGTGGATTAACCGATTTCATTGGTTTcgcttaaaattattttttttaaaacctttcaAAATAAAGCcgttttgatttaaaaaagaagaagaaatattatgatttatgacaTTTTAAAGTTaagtttactttttattattatcaatttacacatattatattattttttattcaatcttactagaatattatattaaaaaattaaaaaattattttattataattagtttGATCTGGATTGAACTATTGATCCTTAAACAAGTATTTTCACCTATTCGATGACCGATCCAATTTTGAGAACATTTTATTAATCACTTGTGTTCAATCATTTGATTCTTTAAACACATATATGATATTAAAGGAATCTAATTCAATTGGTTGAGTAAAATAAGTGAGTTATTGTACATCTTCTAGTACTTGTCTTCCATCcctatatgataaaaaaaaatctctcatACAAATTAAGTTAACGTAATTTTGCAATATTCGTAAAGTTTGATTGGAATCAAAGTTCTCTCgagttgcataaaaaatattataaaaaatgatggaGTAAATAGAAATAGTTTGAAATTATTAGAGCACAATCAAATTCACCTAATCTAGCTAGGCTCGGAAATATGATGGCCTCTAGTACAAATTGGTAGTTTTATCGTTCAATGTAGcaaatttacaatataaaagaagattaatttatcatggacatataatatatatgattacAATTACTGTCATTAGAAAATGCAACACATTTTACACTTGTAGGGTAACATGAGTAACAGCTGGTTCCCAAAAACAAACATGAATAAATGTTTAAACATTCACGTATTACGTATATATGAGATATCCATGTTTATCATAtttcttagaaaaaataaaaaatattttcaaaaataaaatatgtttaagaatactaattaatgaataagtaaaaatatttttttctactttcgCATGTGGAATAAATCTTTCCCATGTTAATTGagtgtaaaataattaagtttttttaaaaaaaattaatgataaatacgTTATTCTTAAGAAATTTGAGTAGCAATTACTCAAacacattttataaattttctcgACAATCATAATTCTATAAATTTCACTTTTGGTTGATAATCAAAATATCAACTTAGATTCATAGATTGAAGTGGAGCGACAAAGATTTctaagaattatttttctttttaaaattcttataattGCAACTTGTAATGCTATTTCTAGACGCAAATTTCTTGATCTTTCGGCTATCTTGTAGAcgtatttaatttttggtataACTAAAAAGTATTTGAAGCTTCTATTTAATTAACATTCAACTAATTCTCATTCCACTCATTTGGAAGTAAAGTGCTACTTTTAGTAAACatatttctttattcttttattatttttctcctctAAGAAGTAATAGAAAAGTGTGTGaattttaaatagaaaagttttattttttattattattcaattggaCCATGCATACAGGTCGTTCTGAATTTTTCATCAACTCTAGGAGAAATTATTAAGTGATCTTGAACAATTGTTATTATTTCAATTAGTAGGTCCGAActaattttcaaaacattgatcGCGTGTCTATTCATTTTCTGTAAAGCTCAAAGGACCAAAATTGAATGCATGAAATACTATTGTCAGTTagctttaattatttaaatattctcaaTTTTCCTTATTGTTGTTGGTGTTCATAGGATCTGGCCTAGGCaatagaaagaaaattttgcaaaagTGTGCAATAAAAACACGTTATTCTAGGTTAGACTCATCGATGGTGTTAAGCACCCTCATAACTCAACTCTTCAAGTAGAGGCAATCCAGTGTATGCTATACAAAGTCCATATTACTTACAAGTATACAAAGCCCATATACTTACAAGTAGGATGGTGACACATAAATTGAGATGACACCAATTGTGTGTGATAGTGATTACATATGACTTCAAGATCATTTGTGGAAGAACATCACAATTTGctaaatgataaatttgtcaCTCTCACAAGAACTGCTATTAATGATCTCCCATTGCTGGaacaataaatatgattttcagGCATACCTGTATGTAGACACAAATTTAATATGTAAATGATCTGGGTGTCATTATAGATTGCCTTGCACAGTTAAAGTCATCATAATGGATCACTAATTATAATAAAGTTCGGCACTTGGCACCCATTAGAGATAGAACAGATTTAATGCTAAACGTTGCAGAGTCAATCCAGTTTAGAATTTCTCAAGGGATGAAGAAACTTTCAAAATCAGTTAGTGCACAAACATATAAACACATGAAGGCTTGTCAGGTATATATAGTGACTAGTGAGTAATGGAGGAATGAAAATTAATGAGGAATATGGACATAGTAGAAGTCTAGACTCATCCCTATGACAAGCTTTACCTAGACATGTACAGTGAAGAATAGGTTGAATTATAGAGgaaaatgtaaatataaaaatgaaaagaaaggtcACCATTCAATTGCATTTCTTCAAAGCAAcaaatctcttaaaaaaaaactcacttcTAGGATTTATAACTagatacaaaacaaaattaaacattattgtGCTACATATGCAGAAAATATGCACAATGATAGAGTTAGAAGAGAGGTTCAAGGGTGGTATACGTAGGAATGTACCTCAACTCAGGCGTTACTTCCTTCCGGTAACGTAATCAATCTTGTAGTTGAATCATATTCCATTGCAGTTCCACAGCTGAGTCAAAAAGTTGCATTTGATTGTTAAATTAATgtcatatcataaattaaatatcaatttggtgatgagaatgtgaatcatgtgAAGCGACAATGGTTAATTATTAAGCAGTATTTTTAAACTTACTTGGAGCATTTGACAGTGTTGGTGGAACCACCATTTGAAATTGAGAGTATAGTCCCAAAGAAAGAGGTATTTTCAGTACCGCAGTTCGGACAAGGACCCTTTAGAAATTAATTATGTCAGTAATATGTAGCAGCTAAGTATAACCTGCAAGAGACTCTGCTAGTAAAATTTATACCTTTAAAATCACAAAGTCTTTTACAATGGCATTTGTTAGTGACAGAGCTATCCACACAATGAGGGGAACAGCAGCAAACCAAgtgaaaatgaaactaaaaggcTCCGGCAGCTGCACTCAACAATTCATAACATCTGTTATAATTGCATTAATTgtaataatattctttaatgTTTAAGAAACTATTTCATTTCTATGTGATGTGAAGAATCAATCTCATCATGTTAGCTTTGGTTTTCAGTTACCCCTCATCTCTGATTTCTCATAGAAGAAGCTTGTTTCATTGACGATCCAAATTTCAAACTAGTTATGCCGAGTTTTTCAGGGTTGGTGGCCAGGCAAGGTACTTATAAAGAGGAATATGGTCAGTTGGTAATCTTAGTTACAATATCAAGCCAACACATTACATTGTACCTCTTCAGATCTTAGTTAATCTCTTTTTTGTTTGACTACAGAGAGTTTGGATCCTCTAAAGTGTACCACCAGCTTAGACTTTAGCCAGTGAAGTGCAAGATGGCAACCACTGATGAGAAAATCGAATAAGATTTTACAAATCTATGAATTGTTACAAGGTGATCTGTTTTCCACTTTGCACTCTAAAGTTCACTCTACATTTTAAACCATCTTTTTTCTAACTTGAAGATATAAACAATCAAATAATATACACTTAAACAGCATCCTGAAATTAAGGGAAtggaacataatgaaaggaaaggaccataaaaatgtaaaattactaTCAGATGCTATGACATTCAGGAATCAAACTGCATCCAAACGATCAGTTTGCTATGCTAGATGCATGATAAAATGAGGGGAACATACCTCTAGTAGATATGTGATCTCAAATCCAGTCAGATCATCAAGGAAGAAGAACCTAATGAATGAGCaggaaaagaattaaaattaaaggcaAAAAAGTCAAGACAAATCATATGCAAACAGTAACTTCAATCTATCGTTTAGGATGAAAAAACTTTTATAAGaaagacaaataataaaaagtaaaagtggatactgatatgaaaattataaaatatgtggGAGCAGACAGAATATGAACCTATTGACTCAataaaaatttagggaaaggAGAGAAAGGAGAACTACTTACAATCCTAATGCAATCACAGTAGCCGGGACGTTCAGCAGCAACATCTTTAAATAATCAACAGATAGGTCACTGTAAACCTATAAATTGACTGTAATTAGTAAAGAATATAGATTAAAAAGAGCAGATCCAAGTATTCATGAATCCCAAATGATTTGATAAAATCCTTAAGCTGAATTCTAATGACTAAGAAGCATTTGATTTGACAAGTAAAGATCATCCTATATCTCTTGTCAGTACTTCGTGATACAACAGATCTTATATTTGATTGATCAGTTCTTCAAGGGATTGATCAGatttaattcaaaaacaaatCTCTTTATaatgaaacaagaaaaattacCTACTCCTTCCTCTAAATAATAATTGCAAGAATGAtttaatcaaagaacaactacACATAAAACTGTAAGTCTACAACTGACAAGTAAAACTGAAATCAAAGAATAGATTGAAAATTAACACTCACCTTTCTACTACGAAGGCTGCACCTTGGACCCTCAGCTACAATTTCACTCCCTTCTATCTGGAAAACAGTTACGAGATCAGTAAATAATACCAGAAGGAGGGAGATATTCAGCTACTAAAGCAATTCCAATTTCAGTGATCAATACAACAACTAGGAGTGTTATTTCATTTCATATGTAAGCTTTCCAAAATGAAACCCATGTggtaaaaaaattcatgaacTGTAGTACCAGTTGTCCTTTTAGGTAAACACGTGTTAAGGCAACCCAGGTCCAACACAATTGATAGATAGTTAGATTCCTTAAGCATGTTACCAAGGATTCAATTTCTAGTCATGTGTATGAGAAGACTTTGTTGGAAGAGGCAAAATGTATTTCAGTGATCTTTATGCCTTGAAATGAATTAGTCTCCGATTATCCGTTGGGGGTATTCTTGGTGCAAACAAAAACAGAATAGTGTTATAGTATCTACTCAAAGTTTTTAACCATTGATTTAGTCTAGAAGATATatctttacctctttttttcccttcaatTATTAGTGAGATGATGATCTATTTACACATGTTCAAAGATGCACCATCTGCTACAAAACgactttcaaattttcattgatgaaaagaaaatagcaAACCTTTAGCCTCAGTTTCAACTCATCAAACTCTTTGTCACTCATAATTGGTTTTCCAGACACATAAGCCATCGAAGCTTCCAGGAATTTTTGCTCATCAGAACCTGTACAATCAACCAACAAAgacttaaaaaagataaatacacCCGCGTTAACACAAATTCAATGACAACAACAGCTGCAGCTACTGAGAGTGAAGTTGCCTCATACTTAGCATGACAACGCTGCTTCCTTCCCACATGAGTTCTTCCTTGAGATTATCAAACTCTTCATTTGACATGATAGCCTTTCCCTCATAATAGAATGCCtgttgaatagaaaaaacaaaacctcaaaaaaattaaaattcacatACACAAAAAGTTAATTTCTGTTTTCTGCATGATCATCAGTTGATCACACGTAACATATATAAGTCTATTAAGACAtcagaaaaaatttaaaacttctggtgggggggggggggggggggtggcaTACTTGCAGTGCTTGGAGGAATTCCTGCTCAAGTTCACcaattgatttcttctcttttttgtcTATGCTACAATATGGGAGAATTTTACTATCAACAGTATTTGAATcatcttcaaattcttcaactttccctgaaaggaaaaagaaaaaagaaaaaaaaaacaagttgacAAAGAGAGGAGCTTTTGTTAGAAGTTGGCCAACGAAGATGATTCTTTTAGAGATATGATGTTATTGTTAAGACCTTGTTGATCTGCAGTGGCCATAGGAGAAAGTAGAAACAGCCTTTGGCGGAGGCATAAGTGCCTGCCATTGAACTGAATGAGGTGAACACCAGAAGCTGA belongs to Glycine soja cultivar W05 chromosome 5, ASM419377v2, whole genome shotgun sequence and includes:
- the LOC114412088 gene encoding PGR5-like protein 1A, chloroplastic, whose protein sequence is MFTASKLAFTLTPPRPCTAPLTPISSASGVHLIQFNGRHLCLRQRLFLLSPMATADQQGKVEEFEDDSNTVDSKILPYCSIDKKEKKSIGELEQEFLQALQAFYYEGKAIMSNEEFDNLKEELMWEGSSVVMLSSDEQKFLEASMAYVSGKPIMSDKEFDELKLRLKIEGSEIVAEGPRCSLRSRKVYSDLSVDYLKMLLLNVPATVIALGLFFFLDDLTGFEITYLLELPEPFSFIFTWFAAVPLIVWIALSLTNAIVKDFVILKGPCPNCGTENTSFFGTILSISNGGSTNTVKCSNCGTAMEYDSTTRLITLPEGSNA